GCGCACCTGGAACTCCATATCGGTCCAGTCGGGCTGGCGATCATGGAACCAGAGTGCGCCGGTGTTGTAGGTGGTCTGCATGGTGAGGATCCGGCCGACGGCGCCGTCCTGGATGCGCCCGATGGTGTCGCGCTTGGCGTTTTCATAGCGGTAGCACAGGCCGGAGACGATCGAGAGGCCCTTCTGCTCGGCGAGCTTGCAGGTTTCGCGCACGGAGCGCACGCCGGTCGGGTCGACGGCGATGGGCTTTTCGCAGAAGACGTGGCAGCCCTTTTCCACCGCCGCGCGCAGGTGCTCGGGGCGGAAGGCGGGCGGCGCCGCCAGCACGACGACATCGCACAGCGCGATGACGTCCTTGTAGCCGTCGAATCCGGCGAACTTGTGGGCCTCGTCCACGGCGACCTGGTTTTCCACGCCGCTGCCGGCGGCCTGAAGCCGCTTGTGCACGTCGTCGATGCGGTCGGCGAAGGTGTCGGCCATGGCGACCAGCTTCGTGTTCGGATCGGCCAGCAGCGCCTCGCGGATGGCGCCGCGCCCGCGCCCGCCGCAGCCGATAATGCCGACCTTGAGCACCTCCGCCTCGCTGTCGCCCGCGGCCGCCCGCGCGCTGGAGGCGACGTGGAACGTGGCCGCGGCCACGGCCGCCGCGCCGGAATGGCGCATGAAATCACGGCGGGAAGCGCCCGCCCCGGGAATGTGTGTCATGGAATGGCTCCTTCGGATCGGCCCCCGGCGCGCCCGGACGCCCCGCAATATGGCGAGAAAGCCGGCCGGGCCAGCGGCCGCGTGTTCATCGTGTGGGGTTGCCGGCGGCCCGGTCCCCAAGGCGTCATGATAGCGCAAAGCGCCCCCGCTCGCCAAGCCCGCCCGCGGGCCGTTTGACTCATTTTCCCGCCATGTGCTACGCTCTTCCGAATTGTCCCCACTGTATGCGTGGACCGGCGCGCGCCCCAGCCCTATCGGCGCGGGTGCGCGATATCCGGCGGTGTAAATGGTGGTGGCGGTTGGGTCCTACTCAACGTATGGTTGGCGAACCCGGTCAGGTCCTGACGGAAGCAGCCGTAGTCTTCTCATGCGTGTGCTGTAGGGGCGCCTGGCCGCCATCACCCTTTGCACCGCCGCTTGTTCCCGCGCCGCCGGCGCGGCGCCAGCGCGGAGGCTTGCATGGCAGACAACCAATACCTGGTGCTTGCCCGGAAGTGGCGCCCCCAGGCCTTCGACAGCGTTGTGGGCCAGGAGCACATCACGCGGACGCTGAAGAACGCGATCAGCTCCGGGCGCATCCACCACGCCTTCCTCTTCATCGGCTCGCGCGGCATCGGCAAGACGACCACGGCGCGCATCCTCGCCAAGGCCCTCAACTGCCTGGAGAGCGACAAGCCCACGCCCGAGCCCTGCGGCCAGTGCAGCAACTGCACTTCGATCGGCGCGGGCAACAACCTCGATGTCATCGAGATCGACGGCGCGTCCAACAACGGCGTGGACGATATCCGCGAATTGCGCGACAACATCCGCATGGTGCCCACGAACGCGCGCTATAAGGTCTACATCATTGACGAGGTGCACCAGCTCTCCACGGGCGCCTTCAATGCGCTGCTGAAGACCCTCGAAGAGCCGCCGCCCCACGCCATCTTCGTGCTGGCCACGACCGAGGCCCACAAGATCCCCGCCACGGTCGTCTCGCGCTGCCAGCGCTACGACTTCCGGCGCGTGCCCGTGCCGAAGCTGATGGCGCTGCTGCGCGGCATCCTCGACAAGGAAGGCCTCCAGGCCACCGACGAGGCGCTCAACGCCATCGCGCGCGCGGCCGAGGGCGGTGTCCGCGATTCCGAGAGTATCCTCGACGAGCTCATCACCTACTGCGAGGGTGAAATCACCTTCCAGGACGTTTCCGACGTCCTCGGCCTGGTTGACTGGCAGATCATGCACGACCTGTGCGACGCCATCCTTGCGAAGGACGTCACCGCGCAGCTCCTCCTCGTCGAGCGCGTCACCGCCGCCGGCAAGGACCTCTCCCAGTTCATCCAGGAGCTCCTGCGCTACTTCCGCAACCTCCTCGTCTGCAAGACGGCCAACGTCAAGGAACTGCTCCACCTCCCCGAGGAAGAGCTTGAAGCGCTCCAGGCCCGCGCGGCCCGCGTCTCGCTCACGCACCTCATCCAGCTCGTGGAGCAATTCGCCGAACTGGCCAACCGCTTCGATTCCCAGATCGCCCAGCGCATCGCCCTGGAAGCCCTGCTTATCCGCATCTCCAAGGTCGGCGTGGAGGTGTCCATCGACACCGTCCTCGAAAAGCTCGTGGCCCTGGGCCAGGGCGGGCTTGGCGCGGGCGCGGTCCCGGCCGAAATCGAGGCGCCCCCCGCGACCCCGGCCCCGAAGCGGCCCGACCCCAGCCCGCCAAACCCTCCGCAGGCCGGGCCGGCTGAACCAGCGCCCGCGGCACCGGCAACAACACGGCGCATCTCGGTCACCCCGGAGAACCTCCAGCGCGCCTGGACCGCCATCCTGGAAGAGGTCAACCTGCGCGACCTCAACCTCGGCATCTGGTTCAGCCAGACGACGCCCCGCGCAATCGATGGCGCCGAACTGACCGTGGTCTACGCCGAAAAGGGCGACACCGCGTCCGGCTTTCTCCGCGAGAAGAGGAATCTCGACGCCCTCGGCGAGGTCCTCCGCGCGTGCACCAGCACCCTGGAGTCCGTCCGCGTCGAATTCGAGGCCGCCCCCCGGGAAGCCGCCCCCGCCGCCAAGGCCCCGGCCCAGGGCGAACTCCCCATCTATCCCGCCGTCAACCCCGTCGACGCGCGCGAGGTCCTCGAAGACCCCGATATCGCCGCCGTCGTCAAGACCTTCCGCGGACGCCTCGCCCACATCCAGCTGCCCGGCATCCCCGGACCCGACGCCATCGGCATCCCCGACACCGCCGACGCCACGGACACCCCGGAATAGTCCACCCCGCCCCCAGGCCCGCCAAGGCGCCGGGCCGTAAGTCCCTCCCGTCCCTGCACCCTAAAGCCTACAGCCTACAGCCTACAGCCTACAGCCTAAAGCCTCCAGCCTGAAGCCTCCAACACTTGAATTCCCGCCCCGGTATGCTATGCTGTCGGGGACTGCACCGCGCGGGCCCTGCGCTGCGGCGCGCCAGTCACGCGATTTCCAACCCATCAAACAGGAGAGCATTCATGTCAGAACAACGCCACGCGGGCATCTCCCGCCGGAACTTCGCGAAGGCCTCGGCAGCCGCCGCCGGCTTCGCCATCCTCAGCGCGCGATCCGGGGTCGCCGAAACCAACAGCGGCACGCTCAAGGCGGGCCTCATCGGGTGCGGCGGCCGCGGGACGGGCGCGGCGATCAACTTCCTCGACGGCAACGAGAACGTCAAGCTCGTCGCCATGGCGGATATCTTCGAGAACAACCTCCAGGGCTCCCTGGGCAAGATCAAGGGCCACGGCAAGCCGGAGATCTCCTCCAAGTGCGACGTCGCCCCCGACATGCTGTTCGCCGGGGTCGACGCCTACAAGGCGCTCCTCAAGACCGACATCGACATCGTCATCCACGCGACCACGCCCTACTGCCGCCCGGAGCAGATCGAAGCCGCCGTCGCCGCGGGCAAGCACATCTTCACCGAGAAGCCCGTCGCCGTGGACCCCGTTGGCATCCGCCGGTTCATCGCCGCCTCCAAGAAAGCCGAGGAGATGAAGCTCTGCATCGTCACCGGCACCCAGCGGCGCCACCAGCAGCCCTACGTCGACACCATCAAGAAGATCCGGGACGGCGCCGTCGGCGAGATCGTCGCCGCGCGCGCCTACTGGAACGGCACCCTGCCCTTCACAAAGACGCGCCAGCCCGAATGGTCCGACCTGGAAGACCGCCTGCGCAACTGGTACGCCCACTGCTGGGTCTGCGGCGATAACATCGTCGAGCAGCACGTCCACAACCTCGACATCATCAACTGGGTCATGGGCGGCCCGCCCGCCAAGGTCGTCGCCTCCGGCGGGCGCGCCTGGAAACAGACCGAGCCCAACCCCGAAGTCTACGGCGACCTCTGGGACAGCTTCACCTGCGACTACGAATACCCCAACGGCGTGCACATGCTCAGCATGTCCCGCCACTGGCCCCACGGCAGCGCCTCCAACGTCTCCGAGTTCGTCGTCGGGACCCAGGGCGGCAGCACCTGCCGCGACATGGGCGAAGAAGGCCGCGACCCCTACGTCCAGGAGCACATCAACCTCGTCGCCGCCATCCGCGGCGAAGCCCCCTACATCAACGAAGGCGTCCAGTGCGCCGAAAGCACCATGACCGCCATCATGGGCCGCATGTCCGCCTACACCGGCAAGGAATACACGTACGAGCAGGCGCTCAACGAAGACCTGAGCATCGTGCCCGACATCCTCGACTTCAACCGCGCCTACCCCGTCGGCCCCGTCCCCGTCCCCACGGGCTGATCGTCCCGGCAAGTCCAACAGACCCCACAAAAAACGGGCCGCGGCAACAATAGCCGCGGCCCGTCCGCGTTCATAGCGACGTAAGAGTCCCCAGCACTCTCACACGAGAAATCCAGGTACTCAGACATTCTTGTCTGAGCAACCCCAACCGCATCCGCCTCTACTGCCAACTGTCAACTGTCAACTGCCCCAGGTGTGCCACGGGCAAGCCCTTGCGGGCTTGTCCGTGGCAATCCCCCAGGGACCGACACGCCAAAACCACCACAATCATGCCTCCCGCCGCTACCCCGACCGGGACAGGCGCGCGCACCGGCGGTGTTCGGGAAGGGCGGCGGTCTCATGCGCGGGACGCCGGTCTATGTGCGCGGGGTCGAGGTGGCCGGCGCGCACCCGTCCCTTGGCGGCGCCATACCCCGACCGGGACAGGCGCGCGCACCGGCGGTGTTCGGAAAGGGCGGTGGTCTCCTGCGCGGGACGCCGGTCTGTGTGCGCGGGTTCGAGGTGGCCGGCGCGCACCCGTCCCTTGGCGGCGCCAAGGGACGTACCCGCGCACCGGCGCCAGACGTTGCAGCAGGCGCCCTCGCGTCCACTGGCGCCCCATGCGTCAACGCTTCACGCCGCAGTGCGGGGGTACGTCCCGGCCGGGGTTGACTTACTTCGGATCAAGTATTCGTTGCGGTCCATTTGAAGACAGCCGGGCCTGCGCCTCCGCCAGCTCCTCTGACGTCATTTTCTTTGCAACCGCATCTCTACGATCTCCCAAATCCCATCCATGTTTTCCAGCCAGGTCATACCACTGATACGCCGCAATAAGATCCCTCGGTATACCTTCGCCTTCCTCGTACAAGTGTCCGAGGTAGGCCATCGCCAAGGCGTCCCCCTGGTTGGCGGCTTTCCGAAACCACTTCGCGGCCTCCGCAATGTCCTTCGGCACGCCACCACAGTCGGAGTACAGGCTCTCACAATCCACGTAGATTTCGCCCAGTCTGGATTGGGCGTCCGCATTTCCCTGCTCGGCGGCCTTGCGGAACCAAACGATCGCCTGCCCAAGGTCCTTCGGCACGCCATGGCCGTAAGCGTAGCTTCTACCAAGCACGAATTGCGCGAGCGCGTTGCCCTGTTCAGCGGCCTGGCGGAACCAGAAAAATGCCTGTTCCAAATCCACCGGCGCCCCGACACCCTTGGCGTAGCGGTCGCCGAGTTTGAGCTGTGCAGCCGCATCTCCTTGCTCGGCAGCCATTCGGATTACGGCGGTCTCCCGGACCTCGGCAGCATATTGGGCGCTATCTACATCCGGTGCGCAGTTGAAATTAATCGACAATATCAGGAGCAAGATTGAATAAACTCGACAACGCATCATTGGAATTGCCTCCGTGGGCTTTTGAGGGGGTACAGATTCCGTGCATTGCCCGGCCTATTGAAATGTTGCTCTATGAGTACTGACATACTACTTCACTAACACCAAGAGACATCGTGCAAGCCCCGGCAAACGCGAATCTAGCCGACCGTCAGAGGATTATCCGGCTCCAGTTTATTTGCATATGGGCCCAAGCCCCGCCTTTTCACGACCCTCGGGCGGCATGGTGGGATACAGCACAGACGGCCCTTCGATTGGCCGGCCCTCGAACTCTTCTTTCGCGATTGCATAACGCGCCATAAGCCTGCCAACCGCACGGTCGTCCTGCAGGATTTCCTCCGCCAATTCCCGAAAATCCTCGTTCTCACACGGTGGGCGAAGATAGTTAAGGAAGATCTTCCTTTCAACCATTTGCCGCATATCCATCAACTTCTTTGTAGTCTCCCGAGATTGCCAGGCGGCTTTCCGTCTTTCATTTTCTTCATGAATCGGATCGCTCTCCGGCACAAACCCGGTGATACTGAGTGGCCGGGGAATCTCCGGGAGCGCATCGGGAACCTCCTCCTCAAGCGCTACGCGTAGCGCCCTCAGATACGGGACGATATCCTCGCACGGCGGCCCGCCGTCTTCTGGTTCTACGCGTTCTCGTTTGAGCTTGAACATCGCCCCGCCAAGATCCATGTACACCTCCATTCGCATCAGGGGTTCCAACGGATACTCGAGGGCCGCCTCCGCATACTCCACGGCCGATTGTGGATCCGGAAGCCCGTTCTGGCAGTACACATCCGCCAGCGCCGCGTAAATGCGCCCCAAGTCCTCGGGCGCATTGTAGCGCTCCGAGAGTTCCACGTACCTGGGGGCCGCCTCCGAAGGTGTGACGACGCGCATGCGGACTTTCGTCGCCAACTCCACCAACTCGACCTGGAGCTGATCGGCGTGCGCCAGCGAAGCGAGAAACAGAATCTGCGACGAAGCGGCTATTCGGATTGTCGTGATTGTTCTCATGTTCGAATTCCTGCGCCGCCTCTATCGGGAAGTCCGCGCCACGTAGAGAACGACCGGAGTGTTCCGTACGGCACGCCGCATTGCCGAAAACTGCCATACAGGCAACGTAGCACACGCGCGCCCAGCCGTCAATACCCCAGAAGCAAGACGCGCCGCGCCCAGAAGCGAAAGACTTTCGCGGAATGAAGTCAGGTCTGGCCCCTGTGCCACACAAACCCGCGTTGCAACGGAAGTGCGAACCAATGGGAGCGCGGGTCGAAGACGCGAATTTGATTGGTGGTGGTAGCCCAGGGCAATCGCATTAAAACTCGATCTCGGCATAAGGGGCGTAACCTTGAGTCGATTCGGAACCTTGAAACAACGAAAGTGAGCGTTTTGGAGCGCCGGCATCTCTGCCGGCAAGGTCGGGGATTCGCCGCAGGCGAAATGCCAGCGCTCCAACACGCGCCCTTTTTCACATTGAAGGTGGCTTATATGGCCCCCGGCTCGAGTTGGAAGTTTAAATGCGATTGCCCTGGGTGGTAGGCGGGTCCATGCTTCTTCCCCAATCAAGTGTACCGGTATCGCAAACCCTCCATGCACCTCCGGTGCATGGCAGCAGGCGGGGACGCCTGCGCTCCCAGCCTTGCGCGCTCTCGCCGTTGTATCGCGGCATTACGATACAGAACGGGCGCGTTTTCATAAGGCTGACGCGCCCAAACAACAAAAGCGCACCCCGCGTGGGGGGTGCGCGCCAGACCGATTGGACGGTGGATTAGAGGTAGTTCAACAGCGCTTCGGCGACTTCGTTCAGGACTTCCTCGACGCGCTGGCGGCCTTCGTTCAGGCGCTGCTTCGCCGCCTCCACCTGCGCCTCGCGAATCTCGGATTCTTTGGCGGACTCGCGGACATACCGCGCGACTTCCGCGGCATCCTTCGCCGCTTCGCTGATGCTCAGGGCATCCGTGCCGGTCGTTTCGGGGCGGTCACCAACCGGCAGATCCCGGGACGTCCTGGCGGGCCGCACGCCGTGCAGCTCGTTGACGCCTCCGATACCTGTGATTCCGACCATTGTGCCTTCTCCATGCTTGCGATTCCGCCGCCGGGCCTCCATGCCGCGTGCGGCGCGGCGCGCCGGGCGTAGAACCCGCGCGCCGCCGTTGGAACCGCCTTCAATTGTGTTCGCTGATGGGTTTATCGGCAGAATTCGGCGGCCGCTTTAGCGGTCGGGGCAACCGGCAGAATTTGCCCTGTATGCGGTAGAAGCTGCCGCGTGGCGGCGCTATATATGGGGCCGCGCCCGCCGTGAACCCCCAGGTTAAGCCCTCGCGCGTCCGCGCCGATACTTGGAACGTACATTGCTCTGTCCCAGGCAATGCACCGAACATCCGGAACCGGGAGTACGCCGTGGGCACCCTTTTCAGCAGTCTCGACATCGGCCGCGCGGGCCTCAACACCGCCCAGATCCAGCTGGACGTGGTCGGCCACAATATCGCCTCGGCCAGCAAGCCCGGCTTCTCCCGGCAGCGCGCGATGGTCTCCACGCGCTTCCCGCTGGAGCGGAGCTACGGCTTCCTCGGGCGCGGGCCCTACATCGCCGGCGTCGAGCGGCTCCGCGACCCCTTCCTCGATATTACCTACCGCGACCAGGTGGCCACCCGGGAGAATGCGTCGCTCCAGGCGCAGTTCTTCTCCCGCGTGGAGGATCTCTTCCGCGAACCCAGCGAGGAAGGCTTCTCGGCGCAGATCAACGCCTTCTTCAACGCGCTCAACGACTTCGCGAACAACGTCGAGGACATCCCGACCCGCGTCGCCACGATCACGCAGGCCGAATCCCTGGCGTCGACCTTTCGCGAGTTTGCGCGCAACCTGGAAGACCTCCGCACGGCGGCCAACGAGGACGTGCGCGCGCTCGTCCCGGCCATCAATTCCACCGCGCAACAGATCGCGGACCTCAACTTCGCTATCCGCACGCTCGAAACCGGCGGCAGCCAGGCGAACGACCTGCGCGACGATCGCGATGTGCTTCTCGACCAGCTCGCGGGCTACATCGCCATCGACTACCGCGAACGGGAGGACGGCCAGGTCGACGTGCTCATCAACGGCGAGCAGCTCGTGGTTGGGCGAAGCTTCCGCGCGCTGGAGACCTTTCCCAGCGGGACCTTCGATCCGAACCGGCCCGATTTCCTGCAGGTGCGCTTCGCGAACACGGGAACCCTTGTAACCGTCACCGACGGGGAGCTGGCGGGCGCCTTCCGCCAGCGCGATGTCGTGCTGCAGGGGCTCGTCGAGCGCAATGATCGCCTGGCCGCCGGATTCATCGAGGGGATCAACGCCATCCACAGCCGCGGCAACGGCCTGCGCTATCTTGACGGCCCCATCGAATCGACCAACGCCGTCACCGATCCCGCGCTGCCCCTGAACGCGGCCGGCCTGCCCTTCCCCGTGCAAGACGGCGCCTTCGACTTGCTGCTCTACGACAACACGGGCGCTCTCGCCGAGACGGTGACCGTGCCCATCACCGCGGGCGCGACCTCGCTCAACGATGTCGCCGCCGCGATCAACGGATCCGCCAACGCCACGGCCACCATCACCAACGGCATCCTCGAAATCACGCCCAACGCGGGCTTCACCTTCACCTTTGCCAACGACACGAGCAATTACCTCGCCGCCACGGGGACCAACGGCCTGTTCACCGGCAACAGCGCCCGAAACATGCGCGTGAGCCAGCACCTGGTCGACAACCCCGCGCTGCTCAGCTCCGGCGACAGCCCCAACCTCCTCGAAACCGGGGACAACGACATCGCGCTCGAGATGGCGGCCCTGCGCAACCGGCAGTTCCTCTCCGGCGGCACGGAGTCGCTCAACGACTTCTACGAATCCACGGTCGTGCAGCTGGGCATCGAGGCCCGCGCCAACCTGGATCGCCGCCAGACCCAGATCTCGGTTATCAACGACCTCAACCTCCGCCGCCAGGAAGTCTCCGGGGTCAACCTGGACGAGGAAGTGACCACGCTCATCCAGGTGCAGAAGGCCTTCGACGCCTCCGCCCGCGTCATCACCGTGACGGATCGCATGCTCGACACCCTCCTCGGCGTCGTCCGGTAGCGCCCGGCCCCCCGCCAGGGCGATCGCATTTGAACTTCCAACCCGAGCCGAGGGCCATATGAACCACCTTCAATGGTAAAAGGGCGCGTGTTGGAGCGCTGGAATTTCGCCTGCGGCGAATCCCGGACCTTGCCGGCACCGATGCCGGCGCTCCAAAACGCTCACTTTCGTTGATTCGTAACATTTTGGTCGCCTGAAGCAGCGCCTCCCGTGGACCGCATTATTTGCCCACGGATAACGCAGGGCAGCCTCTGCCCGCAACCAAAGATAATGATCACCACGAAGGGCACGAAGACCACGAAGAGAAGAAGTTCGAGAAGGAGTGGTATTCACGCGTAGGCGCGATAACGCAGCTGAATTGGCGCAGGCTTTATGTCTGGTTGAAGAGAGAGAACCACGAATTCACACGAATGGACACGAATGAACATTCGTAACACTTCAGCGGAATGAAGCACCCAACGCCTTGGAGGCGATTCTCGGTCAAGACGGGCGTGAATAGCCGGATCGCGTACATTTCGCGGCAACGGAAGCTCGGGAAATAGAATGACGTAGGAGGTTTGGAATGGAATCCCGGCGTCCCCAGGAGCGGAAAGCATTGTGGACCCGCGCCTCTTCACATACACGTCGATCACGATATCTCTCGCGCTCGTCCTGCCGCGGACATGGATGTCCGCGATCCTTTGCGCCTTTCGGCGCATTGGACAGGCGGGACGCCTATCCTACATTTGCGCCTTTCGGCGCTGAACACAGCCGGGACGCCCGCCTCCGGCGCGTCGTGGAGCTGTGCCACTTTCCTTGCGAGGTGGTTTTGCCGGGGTGAGGGGAACTTTTGGAGGTGGGCTCACGTTGCCGCAGGCAAGAATTCCCGCGATCCTTTGCCGCGCTTCCTCGTTATCAACGGTCCGTTCGTGCTGTTTCCGCGTGTTGCTGCTTCAGGCGGCTAAAATGTTACGTTGATTCAAGGTTCCGAATCGACTCAATATTACGCCCATTTACCGAGATCGAGTCTAAATGCGATTGCCCTGGCCCCCCGCGCCTTTATCCCCGCCGCGCCCCTGTGGCACAATACCCTCCCTTCAATCGCGGCGCCGTGACTGGCGACTTGGCGTGGAATCAACCACGAGGAAACGGGCCGCGTTGCATGTTGTGCCGCCGCTCGCCTGGGCCTGGAAGGGCGCGGGAAGGATGCGCCCTTCTGGTTTGACCGACACCAAAGGAGCATTCCCATGGCCGATCAGGATCTCAAGCAGATGTACCGCACGCGCACCGAGGGCGAATTCCCCGATGCCTTCGAACTCCTCGGGCGCGCGTATGAAAAGGTGGAAAACCTCCGCTACGGCACCAACCCGCACCAGCCCGCCGCCTTCTACCGCCCCGCCGATGGCCAGAGCCTCGTGCTCGGGCGCTACGAAATCCTCAAGACCGGCAAGAGCGGCCTCTCCCAGACCAACCTGGAAGACATGCAGCACGCCATCGGCATCCTCAAGTACATGCAGCGCCCCGCCTGCGCCGTGATGAAACACTGCAATCCCAGCGGCGTGGCCATTCAGGTCGATGGCCAGTCCCTGGTCACCGTGTACGAGCGCGCGCGCGACGCCGACGCCCAGGCCGCCTTCGGCAGCGTCGTAGTCTTCAACACCGAAGTGGACGAAGCCACGGCCGCCGCCATCATGGAGACGATCGTGGAAGGGGTCGCCGCGCCGTCCTTCACCGAGGGCGCCCTGGCCGCCCTGAACGACTTCGACCGCTTCAAGCGCAACAAGGAGATCCGGGTCATCCGGGTCCCCGAGTTCTCGACGCTGCCCAAGTACATCGACGAGGCCGCGCGCGGCTACGAGATGAAGATCTTCGACGACGGCAGCATCGTCCTGGCGCAGCCCTACCTCTCGCGCGTCAAGACCGCCGCCGACCTCGTCCCGGCCTACAACGAGCACGCGAAAAAGGGCCGTATCGACATCGCGCGCCAGCCCACCGAACGCGAACTCGACGACCTCCTCTTCGCCTGGTACGTTAACATCCATGTCCGCAGCAACGGCGTCGTCATCGCGAAGAACGGCCAGACCCTGGCCGTCGGCACCGGCGAACAGGACCGCGTCGGGGCCGTGCAGCAGGCGATTATCAAGGCCGGCCAGAAATACCAGGGCGACGAGACGCTCGACGGCGCCGTGATGTCCTCCGACGGTTTCTTCCCCTTCCGCGACGCCGTCGACGCCGTCACCGCCGCCGGCATCCGCGCCATCGTGCAGCCGGGCGGCAGCGTCAACGACTACGACGCCATCACGGCCTGCAACGAAGCCGGCGCCACCATGGTCTTCAGCCTCGAGCGCTGCTTCTCGCACCACTGATCCGCGCCCCCGGGCTGGTGGCGAAATTTCCGCCGGCCCGGGGGGCTCCATGCTCGCTCCGTCTTTTCGCCAACGTGTTACTTTTGTCGTAACACTTTAGCCGTCTGAAGTAGGGCGTTCGCCGATACGAGAATCCTTACTTACAAAGGATGTATTCGTCATTCCCGCGAAGGCGGGAATCCAGAGGGTTTGCGAGGTTAACGTTGCATGGTCTCTGGATCCCCACTTTCGTGGGGATGACGGTGCTCGATCACCGAGAGCCGCCACCGTTGGGTGCGACGAGGGCGACTACTTCATACGGCTAAAGTTTTACCTTTTGTCTTTGTTTCCTTGCGGGTGCTGTGCTTCAATAGGGTGGAAACCTCGGGAGGATCGTTGCCATGAAACGTGTAGCCACGCTTCTTGTGTTGTTGTTTACGGCGATACCGGTCTGGGCGGGGCCGGCGGTGGTGGAAAAGCACAGCGTGCCGCTGGCGTCGGTGCGGGACCGAATTCCGTGCGCGTTTTTCCAGCCCGATTTTTTGCATGGGGACAGCAATTACCACTCGCTGGTGTCGGCGTCGGACGGGAACCTTTATTTTTCGATCGACACGCACAACACGGACTATGCCTGCCGGTTTTACCGCTTCGATCCAAAGACGGAGACGATGACGACGATCGCGGCGATGGACGCGCCGGCGGGGGAGGACGCGACGCGGGAGATATCGCAGGGGAAGATCCATGTGCCGTTCTACGAGCAC
Above is a window of Candidatus Hydrogenedentota bacterium DNA encoding:
- a CDS encoding Gfo/Idh/MocA family oxidoreductase, producing MTHIPGAGASRRDFMRHSGAAAVAAATFHVASSARAAAGDSEAEVLKVGIIGCGGRGRGAIREALLADPNTKLVAMADTFADRIDDVHKRLQAAGSGVENQVAVDEAHKFAGFDGYKDVIALCDVVVLAAPPAFRPEHLRAAVEKGCHVFCEKPIAVDPTGVRSVRETCKLAEQKGLSIVSGLCYRYENAKRDTIGRIQDGAVGRILTMQTTYNTGALWFHDRQPDWTDMEFQVRNWLYHDWLSGDHINEQHIHSLDKIGWVMGNVYPVKATSSGGRAVRTDEKFGNIFDHFNTVYEWADGTKCFSSCRQWASTSTDVSDWIYGTEGVAELQSHTIKSAKLGEWKHEKAPDDNMYQNEHNALFASIRQGEPINDGQYMCDSTLMAIMGRLSAYTGKTLTWDEVSNSQLDLLPRLEWGPLAVRPIARPGETEFV
- the dnaX gene encoding DNA polymerase III subunit gamma/tau; the protein is MADNQYLVLARKWRPQAFDSVVGQEHITRTLKNAISSGRIHHAFLFIGSRGIGKTTTARILAKALNCLESDKPTPEPCGQCSNCTSIGAGNNLDVIEIDGASNNGVDDIRELRDNIRMVPTNARYKVYIIDEVHQLSTGAFNALLKTLEEPPPHAIFVLATTEAHKIPATVVSRCQRYDFRRVPVPKLMALLRGILDKEGLQATDEALNAIARAAEGGVRDSESILDELITYCEGEITFQDVSDVLGLVDWQIMHDLCDAILAKDVTAQLLLVERVTAAGKDLSQFIQELLRYFRNLLVCKTANVKELLHLPEEELEALQARAARVSLTHLIQLVEQFAELANRFDSQIAQRIALEALLIRISKVGVEVSIDTVLEKLVALGQGGLGAGAVPAEIEAPPATPAPKRPDPSPPNPPQAGPAEPAPAAPATTRRISVTPENLQRAWTAILEEVNLRDLNLGIWFSQTTPRAIDGAELTVVYAEKGDTASGFLREKRNLDALGEVLRACTSTLESVRVEFEAAPREAAPAAKAPAQGELPIYPAVNPVDAREVLEDPDIAAVVKTFRGRLAHIQLPGIPGPDAIGIPDTADATDTPE
- a CDS encoding Gfo/Idh/MocA family oxidoreductase, with product MSEQRHAGISRRNFAKASAAAAGFAILSARSGVAETNSGTLKAGLIGCGGRGTGAAINFLDGNENVKLVAMADIFENNLQGSLGKIKGHGKPEISSKCDVAPDMLFAGVDAYKALLKTDIDIVIHATTPYCRPEQIEAAVAAGKHIFTEKPVAVDPVGIRRFIAASKKAEEMKLCIVTGTQRRHQQPYVDTIKKIRDGAVGEIVAARAYWNGTLPFTKTRQPEWSDLEDRLRNWYAHCWVCGDNIVEQHVHNLDIINWVMGGPPAKVVASGGRAWKQTEPNPEVYGDLWDSFTCDYEYPNGVHMLSMSRHWPHGSASNVSEFVVGTQGGSTCRDMGEEGRDPYVQEHINLVAAIRGEAPYINEGVQCAESTMTAIMGRMSAYTGKEYTYEQALNEDLSIVPDILDFNRAYPVGPVPVPTG
- a CDS encoding sel1 repeat family protein; protein product: MAAEQGDAAAQLKLGDRYAKGVGAPVDLEQAFFWFRQAAEQGNALAQFVLGRSYAYGHGVPKDLGQAIVWFRKAAEQGNADAQSRLGEIYVDCESLYSDCGGVPKDIAEAAKWFRKAANQGDALAMAYLGHLYEEGEGIPRDLIAAYQWYDLAGKHGWDLGDRRDAVAKKMTSEELAEAQARLSSNGPQRILDPK
- a CDS encoding flagellar biosynthesis anti-sigma factor FlgM; this encodes MVGITGIGGVNELHGVRPARTSRDLPVGDRPETTGTDALSISEAAKDAAEVARYVRESAKESEIREAQVEAAKQRLNEGRQRVEEVLNEVAEALLNYL
- the flgK gene encoding flagellar hook-associated protein FlgK — protein: MGTLFSSLDIGRAGLNTAQIQLDVVGHNIASASKPGFSRQRAMVSTRFPLERSYGFLGRGPYIAGVERLRDPFLDITYRDQVATRENASLQAQFFSRVEDLFREPSEEGFSAQINAFFNALNDFANNVEDIPTRVATITQAESLASTFREFARNLEDLRTAANEDVRALVPAINSTAQQIADLNFAIRTLETGGSQANDLRDDRDVLLDQLAGYIAIDYREREDGQVDVLINGEQLVVGRSFRALETFPSGTFDPNRPDFLQVRFANTGTLVTVTDGELAGAFRQRDVVLQGLVERNDRLAAGFIEGINAIHSRGNGLRYLDGPIESTNAVTDPALPLNAAGLPFPVQDGAFDLLLYDNTGALAETVTVPITAGATSLNDVAAAINGSANATATITNGILEITPNAGFTFTFANDTSNYLAATGTNGLFTGNSARNMRVSQHLVDNPALLSSGDSPNLLETGDNDIALEMAALRNRQFLSGGTESLNDFYESTVVQLGIEARANLDRRQTQISVINDLNLRRQEVSGVNLDEEVTTLIQVQKAFDASARVITVTDRMLDTLLGVVR
- a CDS encoding IMP cyclohydrolase, giving the protein MADQDLKQMYRTRTEGEFPDAFELLGRAYEKVENLRYGTNPHQPAAFYRPADGQSLVLGRYEILKTGKSGLSQTNLEDMQHAIGILKYMQRPACAVMKHCNPSGVAIQVDGQSLVTVYERARDADAQAAFGSVVVFNTEVDEATAAAIMETIVEGVAAPSFTEGALAALNDFDRFKRNKEIRVIRVPEFSTLPKYIDEAARGYEMKIFDDGSIVLAQPYLSRVKTAADLVPAYNEHAKKGRIDIARQPTERELDDLLFAWYVNIHVRSNGVVIAKNGQTLAVGTGEQDRVGAVQQAIIKAGQKYQGDETLDGAVMSSDGFFPFRDAVDAVTAAGIRAIVQPGGSVNDYDAITACNEAGATMVFSLERCFSHH